The following proteins are encoded in a genomic region of Sorangiineae bacterium MSr12523:
- a CDS encoding amino acid adenylation domain-containing protein, whose translation MSDRDSSLDVRGTIARVLNVPAETIDDESNLIELGMDSIAMMRLAGQWRRQGISVAFAELAANPVVSAWRALLEKPCTSVEPAARRSVVTDEDAPFELALMQHAYWVGREQGQKLGGVAAHFYNEFDGENVDPARLERAVRALMQRHGMLRVQIGREGRQRILGDAAWPGLKVHDLRAHTDEEAREALARARQQLSHRQMDLERGEVFDVQISLLPGGRTRLHVNLDMVAADALSLRVLLGDLAQLYDGKALPSIGYSYPRYLRERGEGDTRARDQAYWRGRLDQLPAAPQLPAAVQVEDATTVVRRHRWLAPDRAREFEVRARRHGLTPAMAMAAVFAEALSAWSDAPRFLLNLPVFDREPLHPDVGSLVGDFTSSILLAWDGETPGSFAERAKRLQSRFHEDAEHVGYSGVEVLRDLSRARAEQVLAPVVYTSALGLGELFPASVKERFGTASWIISQGPQVWLDAQVTELDGGWLINVDAREGAFAPGVLDALFEAHGGLIARLLDDEGAWDEPVPALLPAQQMERRRAANDTARARSGKRLHDGFFERAERAPEATALLWGEDGSMSYGELRRRVLGVAAHVQAQGVAPGDAVAVHLPKGPEQVVAVLGVLAAGAAYVPVAIDQPALRRERIYRAANVAYVVDALPGERAPLAAPLPGNDAALAYVLYTSGSTGEPKGVEIHHAAAMNTIDDLNRRLALGADDRTLALSALEFDLSVYDMFGPLTAGGAIVCIEEGERRDAYTWLDRAKRHGVTVLNCVPALLDMALTASGGEPLSLLRAVLTGGDWVGTDLPRRLLRSSPQCRFLALGGTTETAIHSTLCEVTDVAAMPPHWTSIPYGKPLGNVQLRVVDTLGRDCPDFVAGELWIGGDGVALGYRGDAERTSEKFVSEGRTRWYRTGDRARYVASGEVEFLGRADFQVKLRGHRIELGEVEAALRSYPGIERAMALLGKRALAAVVVGPSPVEFAPVRAFLADRLPAYMLPEQLVHCKELPLTANGKIDRKQLERLVASLAPTDRPKASAPAGEVEQRVALAWSEVLGVASPGREDNFFAAGGDSLVATRLVRRLLDHGLSNVKLSELFARPILSDFAATLRLGEGAPAAPTLTVDPSRRHEPFPPTEVQRAYWVGRDPSFTLGGVGCHFYREYDVDDLDVPRLAAAVDALVRRHEMLRAVFDEHGNQRILPEVPPFAVEIVEASEDPERAYAELRAELGHRCYDPAQWPLFAIRGVRSGARTRLGVSLDNLILDALSILTFYSELNTLYRTPDAHLPPIELSFRDYVLGLPPDPDAQASARAFWDEKLPTLPPAPQLPLAKSPAEIGRPHFLRFEGRIEAGDWARILAHASACGVTASTALLTTFADVLSRWSSQPDVTLNVTLFDRREVHPDIHRVMGDFTSLSLVGYRPVAGESHAARARRMQGELGQALDHRELSSISLVRDLARAAGRPDLSMPVVFTSALGVPGGTAAPASGPFSRPVWGLTQTPQVWLDHQVVESDGGIALNWDVVDSLFPEGMIEDMFEAYLRALRWLAGHEWTQPLPDALPDAQRRVRDEANATACEHSPQTLHEAFFRIAREQPERTALHWDDARTQTYGALAEQALRLAAMLKHRGVEPGDLVAVSVPRGPEQIAAVLGVLAAGAGYVPIAPDQPASRREAMLRQAGVRHAITDPTREAQSFEPARAPVVGDPDGTAYVIFTSGSTGEPKGVEISHRAAHNTIADIQRRFDVGANDRVLAVSALDFDLSVFDIFGLLSVGGALVLLDEEHRRDARRWLELASKHRVTVWNSVPTLLDMLLLVAHPASLALRLVLVSGDWVGLTLPARLHALRPGCRFVAMGGATEAAIWSNFIEVKRVHPAWRSIPYGRPLGNQSFRVVDAHGRDCPDWVPGELWIGGAGVARGYRGSPELTARKFVHDEGARWYRTGDRGRYWPDGTLEFLGRTDDQVKIRGHRIELGEVEAALKSHPEVRHAVVAAHEGRLLAAVVLAKDVSEPELRAFLSSKLPSHMVPARIQRIDRVSLTANGKVNRAQVLEHLAGLAAVPDAPSEPLSGDWERSVAAIWSELFGGRSVGPHQSFFELGGDSLLATRFLEALRQRHSIQLPQRRLFTGPTVREIAAAIAADPTVAHFEEGAL comes from the coding sequence ATGTCGGATCGCGATAGTTCGCTGGACGTGCGGGGCACGATTGCCCGCGTTCTCAATGTGCCCGCGGAGACGATCGACGACGAGAGCAACCTCATCGAGTTGGGCATGGACTCGATTGCCATGATGCGCCTCGCCGGCCAATGGCGCCGTCAGGGCATCTCCGTGGCGTTTGCCGAATTGGCGGCCAACCCGGTGGTGTCTGCGTGGAGAGCCTTGCTGGAGAAACCGTGCACCTCGGTGGAACCTGCGGCGAGGAGATCCGTGGTGACGGACGAGGATGCGCCGTTCGAGTTGGCCCTCATGCAGCACGCGTATTGGGTCGGACGGGAGCAGGGCCAAAAGCTGGGCGGTGTCGCGGCGCACTTTTACAACGAGTTCGATGGCGAGAACGTCGACCCGGCGCGATTGGAACGCGCCGTTCGCGCATTGATGCAGCGCCACGGCATGCTGCGCGTGCAGATTGGTCGCGAGGGGCGTCAGCGCATTCTCGGCGATGCGGCGTGGCCCGGGCTGAAGGTGCACGACCTTCGCGCGCACACGGACGAGGAGGCACGGGAGGCGCTCGCCCGCGCCCGGCAGCAGCTTTCGCATCGGCAGATGGACCTCGAGCGGGGAGAGGTCTTCGACGTGCAAATATCGCTGCTGCCTGGCGGGCGCACGCGGCTGCACGTGAACCTCGACATGGTGGCCGCCGACGCGTTGAGCCTGCGCGTGCTCCTTGGCGACCTCGCGCAACTCTACGATGGGAAAGCGCTGCCGAGCATCGGGTACAGCTACCCGCGGTACCTGCGCGAACGTGGCGAAGGAGATACCAGGGCGCGCGACCAGGCATACTGGCGCGGGCGTCTGGACCAGCTTCCCGCGGCGCCGCAGCTTCCTGCCGCGGTGCAGGTGGAGGATGCCACCACCGTGGTGCGTCGCCACCGCTGGCTTGCGCCGGACCGCGCGCGCGAGTTCGAAGTGCGGGCCCGGCGTCACGGCCTCACGCCGGCGATGGCCATGGCCGCCGTGTTCGCGGAGGCGCTCTCCGCGTGGAGCGATGCACCCCGCTTTCTGCTGAATCTGCCGGTGTTCGACCGCGAGCCGCTTCATCCCGACGTGGGGTCGTTGGTGGGCGACTTCACGTCCTCGATTCTTTTGGCCTGGGACGGTGAAACGCCGGGATCCTTCGCGGAGCGGGCCAAGCGTCTGCAGTCGCGGTTTCACGAGGACGCGGAGCACGTCGGCTATTCCGGGGTCGAGGTGCTGCGCGATCTATCGCGCGCGCGGGCCGAGCAGGTGCTCGCGCCCGTGGTGTACACGAGCGCGCTCGGCCTGGGCGAGCTGTTTCCCGCCTCGGTGAAGGAGCGCTTCGGAACGGCGTCGTGGATCATCTCGCAAGGTCCGCAGGTCTGGCTGGATGCACAGGTCACCGAGCTCGATGGTGGCTGGTTGATCAATGTCGACGCACGCGAAGGCGCCTTTGCGCCGGGCGTGCTGGATGCGCTCTTCGAGGCCCACGGTGGTCTGATCGCGCGCCTCCTCGACGATGAGGGCGCCTGGGACGAGCCCGTGCCTGCACTGCTGCCTGCGCAACAAATGGAACGGCGCCGGGCCGCCAACGATACGGCGAGGGCGCGCAGCGGCAAACGCCTTCACGATGGCTTTTTCGAGCGGGCCGAGCGTGCGCCGGAGGCCACGGCACTTCTTTGGGGCGAGGACGGTTCGATGTCCTACGGCGAGCTTCGTCGCCGCGTCCTCGGCGTCGCCGCGCACGTCCAAGCGCAAGGCGTCGCGCCGGGCGATGCCGTGGCGGTGCATCTGCCGAAGGGGCCCGAGCAAGTCGTCGCCGTCTTGGGGGTGCTGGCCGCCGGTGCGGCGTACGTGCCGGTTGCCATCGATCAACCTGCGCTGCGTCGCGAGCGTATCTACCGCGCGGCGAACGTCGCGTACGTGGTCGATGCGCTGCCGGGCGAGAGGGCACCGCTCGCCGCACCGCTCCCCGGGAACGATGCGGCGTTGGCCTATGTGCTCTACACGTCGGGTTCGACGGGGGAGCCCAAGGGCGTCGAGATCCATCACGCGGCGGCGATGAACACGATCGACGATCTGAATCGGCGGCTCGCTCTTGGCGCGGACGATCGAACCCTGGCCTTGTCGGCCCTGGAGTTCGACCTCTCCGTGTACGACATGTTCGGGCCGCTCACCGCGGGCGGTGCGATCGTCTGCATCGAGGAAGGGGAGCGCCGCGACGCGTACACGTGGCTCGACCGCGCGAAACGCCATGGTGTGACGGTCCTCAATTGCGTTCCGGCCTTGCTCGATATGGCGCTCACCGCGTCCGGCGGCGAGCCGCTGTCGCTTTTGCGCGCCGTGCTGACGGGCGGCGATTGGGTGGGCACGGATCTTCCGCGGCGTCTGCTCCGTTCGTCGCCGCAGTGTCGCTTCCTCGCGCTGGGCGGCACCACCGAGACGGCCATTCATTCCACCCTTTGCGAGGTGACCGACGTCGCAGCCATGCCGCCGCACTGGACCTCGATCCCCTACGGCAAGCCGCTCGGCAACGTGCAGCTTCGCGTGGTCGATACCTTGGGGCGGGACTGCCCGGACTTCGTCGCCGGTGAACTGTGGATCGGCGGCGACGGCGTCGCCCTCGGCTACCGCGGCGATGCCGAGCGCACCTCCGAAAAATTCGTCTCCGAGGGCAGAACGCGCTGGTACCGCACGGGCGATCGCGCGCGTTACGTGGCCAGCGGCGAAGTCGAGTTCCTGGGCCGCGCCGACTTCCAAGTGAAGCTGCGCGGACACCGCATCGAACTGGGCGAGGTGGAAGCCGCGCTGCGCAGCTACCCTGGCATCGAGCGCGCGATGGCGCTGCTCGGAAAGCGCGCCCTGGCCGCGGTGGTCGTGGGCCCGTCGCCGGTGGAGTTCGCACCGGTTCGCGCATTCCTGGCGGACCGATTGCCCGCCTACATGTTGCCCGAGCAACTGGTGCACTGTAAGGAGCTCCCGCTGACGGCCAACGGAAAGATCGACCGCAAGCAACTGGAGCGCCTGGTCGCATCGCTCGCGCCGACGGACCGGCCCAAGGCAAGTGCTCCCGCGGGCGAGGTGGAGCAAAGGGTCGCTCTTGCCTGGTCGGAGGTGCTCGGGGTGGCTTCGCCGGGCCGCGAGGACAACTTCTTTGCGGCGGGCGGCGATTCGCTCGTGGCCACGCGTCTGGTGCGCCGTCTGCTCGATCATGGCCTCTCCAACGTGAAGCTTTCCGAGCTGTTCGCGCGCCCGATTCTGTCGGATTTCGCCGCGACCTTGCGCCTCGGCGAGGGAGCGCCCGCCGCACCAACGTTGACGGTGGACCCAAGCCGCCGTCACGAGCCCTTTCCGCCGACCGAGGTGCAGCGGGCGTACTGGGTCGGCCGCGATCCGAGCTTCACGCTCGGCGGCGTGGGCTGTCACTTTTACCGCGAATACGACGTCGACGATCTCGACGTCCCGCGGTTGGCGGCGGCCGTCGATGCCTTGGTGCGCCGGCACGAGATGTTGCGCGCCGTGTTCGACGAGCATGGCAACCAGCGCATTTTGCCGGAGGTGCCGCCCTTCGCCGTCGAGATCGTCGAGGCAAGCGAAGACCCCGAGCGCGCATACGCCGAGCTTCGCGCCGAGCTCGGGCACCGATGCTACGACCCGGCCCAATGGCCTCTTTTCGCCATCCGCGGCGTGCGCTCGGGCGCGCGAACGCGTCTGGGTGTGAGCCTCGATAATTTGATTCTGGACGCGCTCAGCATCCTCACTTTCTATTCGGAGCTGAATACGCTTTATCGAACGCCGGACGCGCACTTACCGCCGATCGAGCTCTCGTTTCGCGATTACGTACTCGGGTTGCCCCCGGACCCGGATGCACAGGCATCCGCGCGCGCATTCTGGGACGAAAAGCTTCCGACTCTGCCGCCCGCACCGCAGCTGCCGCTCGCGAAGAGCCCCGCCGAAATCGGGCGACCGCACTTCCTTCGCTTCGAAGGGCGCATCGAAGCCGGCGACTGGGCGCGCATCCTCGCGCACGCCAGCGCGTGCGGCGTGACGGCATCCACCGCGCTGCTCACCACGTTCGCGGACGTCTTGAGTCGCTGGAGCAGCCAACCCGATGTGACCCTCAACGTGACCTTGTTCGATCGCCGCGAGGTGCATCCGGATATCCATCGCGTGATGGGGGACTTCACGTCCCTGAGCTTGGTCGGATATCGCCCCGTTGCCGGTGAGAGCCACGCCGCACGTGCGCGGCGGATGCAAGGTGAGCTCGGGCAAGCCCTCGACCATCGCGAGCTGTCGAGCATCTCGCTGGTGCGCGATCTGGCGCGGGCCGCAGGGCGACCGGATCTGTCCATGCCGGTGGTCTTCACCAGCGCGCTCGGCGTCCCTGGCGGGACGGCGGCGCCGGCGAGCGGTCCTTTCAGCCGGCCCGTTTGGGGGCTCACGCAGACGCCGCAAGTGTGGCTGGACCACCAAGTCGTCGAATCGGACGGAGGCATCGCGCTGAACTGGGACGTGGTCGACTCCCTTTTTCCCGAGGGAATGATCGAGGACATGTTCGAGGCCTACTTGCGTGCCCTGCGCTGGCTCGCAGGCCATGAATGGACGCAGCCTCTGCCCGATGCACTTCCCGATGCGCAGCGGCGCGTGCGTGACGAAGCCAATGCGACCGCGTGCGAGCATAGCCCGCAGACGCTGCACGAGGCCTTCTTCCGCATCGCCCGCGAGCAACCCGAGCGCACGGCACTGCATTGGGACGATGCACGGACGCAGACCTATGGCGCACTCGCCGAGCAGGCCCTGCGCCTGGCGGCCATGCTGAAACATCGTGGCGTCGAGCCAGGCGATTTGGTGGCGGTCAGCGTGCCGCGGGGCCCCGAGCAGATTGCCGCCGTGCTGGGCGTGTTGGCTGCCGGCGCCGGCTATGTGCCCATCGCGCCCGACCAGCCTGCGTCGCGCCGTGAGGCGATGTTGCGTCAGGCCGGTGTGCGCCATGCGATCACGGACCCGACTCGGGAGGCGCAATCCTTCGAGCCAGCGCGCGCGCCCGTCGTGGGCGATCCCGACGGGACGGCCTATGTCATCTTCACCTCGGGTTCGACCGGTGAACCCAAGGGCGTCGAGATCTCCCACCGCGCGGCGCACAACACGATTGCCGATATCCAGCGGCGCTTCGACGTGGGCGCGAACGACCGCGTGCTCGCCGTGTCGGCCTTGGATTTCGACCTCTCGGTGTTCGACATCTTCGGTCTGCTCTCGGTCGGTGGCGCGCTCGTTCTGCTCGACGAAGAGCACCGCCGCGATGCCCGGCGCTGGCTCGAGCTTGCCTCCAAGCACCGCGTCACCGTGTGGAACAGCGTGCCCACGCTGCTCGATATGCTGCTGCTCGTGGCGCACCCGGCATCGCTCGCCCTGCGCCTGGTCCTCGTGTCCGGCGATTGGGTCGGTCTCACCTTGCCGGCGCGGCTGCACGCGCTGCGACCCGGCTGTCGTTTCGTGGCCATGGGCGGTGCGACCGAAGCGGCCATCTGGTCCAACTTCATCGAGGTAAAGCGCGTCCATCCGGCGTGGCGATCCATCCCGTACGGCCGCCCTCTCGGCAACCAGAGCTTCCGCGTGGTGGATGCGCACGGGCGCGACTGCCCCGATTGGGTTCCGGGCGAGCTCTGGATCGGCGGGGCGGGCGTTGCGCGCGGCTACCGAGGCTCGCCGGAGTTGACCGCCCGCAAGTTCGTGCACGACGAAGGTGCGCGCTGGTACCGCACCGGGGACCGAGGCCGCTACTGGCCGGATGGCACATTGGAGTTCCTCGGCCGCACCGATGACCAAGTGAAGATCCGCGGGCATCGCATCGAGCTCGGCGAAGTCGAGGCCGCGCTGAAGTCGCACCCCGAAGTTCGTCATGCCGTGGTGGCCGCACACGAGGGGCGCTTGCTCGCCGCCGTGGTGCTCGCGAAGGACGTCTCCGAGCCGGAGCTGCGCGCATTCCTTTCGAGCAAGCTTCCTTCCCACATGGTGCCCGCGCGCATTCAGCGCATCGACCGTGTTTCGCTCACGGCCAATGGCAAAGTGAATCGCGCCCAGGTCCTCGAGCACCTCGCCGGATTGGCGGCGGTGCCCGACGCGCCCTCCGAGCCGCTGAGCGGCGATTGGGAACGCTCGGTGGCCGCGATTTGGAGCGAGTTGTTCGGCGGCCGCTCCGTCGGGCCGCACCAAAGCTTTTTCGAGTTGGGGGGCGACAGTCTGCTGGCCACGCGCTTTCTCGAGGCGCTCCGGCAGCGTCACTCCATTCAATTGCCTCAACGGCGTTTGTTCACTGGCCCGACCGTCCGCGAAATCGCGGCGGCCATCGCGGCCGATCCCACCGTGGCGCACTTCGAGGAAGGTGCGTTGTGA
- a CDS encoding alpha/beta hydrolase, which translates to MGLMSRRCFATTLSMGILCAVSAQGQEARGAACPPSCERVTFDVHLQPGAADAYRMVGSLCARGPVVPHTLQILLHGATYTKEYWDFPYARPRYSYVAAQTAAGFATLSLDGLGAGESDHPPAAQVTTAANAYAVHQIIQTMQSGSFLRSFRPERIVLVGHSLGAAVAAVEAATYQDVDGVIFSGILHNQGPDNFTLYQNLQPAAPEGYVTTIAGQRGPLFYRSEYAESAVIEADERLKSTVSATQFSDAAAGAAATASIRVPVLVAVGDEDSTYCSPPSCSETGALEREKAFYTPEARVEVVGIPQVGHSLNLHRRAGAWFAAAAAWTARRVH; encoded by the coding sequence ATGGGACTTATGTCGAGACGATGCTTCGCAACGACCCTGTCGATGGGAATCTTGTGTGCGGTATCCGCCCAAGGGCAGGAGGCCCGAGGTGCAGCCTGTCCGCCGAGCTGTGAGCGCGTGACCTTCGATGTGCATTTGCAACCCGGCGCCGCCGACGCGTACCGCATGGTGGGCTCGCTTTGTGCGCGGGGCCCCGTCGTGCCGCACACCCTGCAAATCCTTTTGCATGGCGCAACGTATACGAAGGAATATTGGGATTTCCCCTACGCCCGCCCGCGCTATTCGTATGTTGCGGCGCAAACCGCCGCGGGTTTTGCCACCCTGAGCCTGGACGGCCTCGGTGCCGGCGAAAGCGATCACCCGCCGGCCGCGCAGGTCACCACCGCGGCCAATGCGTACGCCGTTCATCAAATCATTCAGACGATGCAGTCTGGCTCGTTTTTGCGCTCATTTCGGCCCGAGCGCATCGTTTTGGTGGGCCATTCGCTCGGGGCCGCAGTTGCGGCCGTCGAAGCGGCGACTTATCAAGATGTGGACGGGGTGATCTTCTCCGGGATCCTTCACAACCAGGGTCCTGACAATTTTACCCTCTATCAGAATTTGCAGCCGGCCGCCCCGGAGGGATACGTGACCACCATTGCCGGTCAGCGGGGCCCGTTATTCTATCGTTCCGAATACGCCGAATCCGCGGTCATCGAGGCGGACGAGCGACTCAAATCGACCGTCAGCGCCACTCAATTTTCCGACGCTGCGGCGGGGGCCGCGGCGACGGCGTCCATTCGTGTACCCGTGTTGGTGGCGGTGGGCGACGAGGATTCGACGTATTGCAGCCCCCCATCGTGCTCGGAAACGGGCGCGCTCGAACGCGAAAAAGCGTTCTACACGCCCGAAGCCCGTGTCGAGGTGGTGGGCATTCCGCAGGTGGGGCATTCGCTCAACCTGCACCGTCGTGCCGGGGCCTGGTTTGCGGCTGCAGCCGCATGGACCGCACGACGCGTTCATTGA
- a CDS encoding salicylate synthase, translating to MSDRPTYVERRVTVHADPLELAAALVASAAHTTYSLYERHGEWSAALGAVYAIFVETDDVLVSSAAGTQRFEGDDLASALDRAVASIPLRGFRAYGTASFELAYRYHGLSGEVAKEPLLHLCVPESEVRIRDGAALIRALSLTEVERLVAVVNRLDTATGRDESETPPRPTGDIVDLGTDGAKYKQLVATATQDIAAHGLDKVIASRRVPIACPIDLVASYVAGRRRNNPARSFLVRRGELQFAGFSPETVLEVSTDGIVTTQPLAGTRALVANDTENHDLRSELLRDTKELAEHALSVRLAFEELAHVCAAGSVAVTDFMSVSPRGTVQHLASRLSGQLEKSKSAWNAFQALFPGVTASGVPKREALEWIRNHEPHRRGLYAGAMMFVDDAGAMDAALILRTVFQYGGDAWLQAGAGIVAQSTPDRELEETSEKLLCVARDLVPRHPSTARGSHVGSR from the coding sequence ATGTCCGACAGGCCGACGTACGTCGAGCGCCGCGTGACCGTTCACGCGGATCCGCTCGAGTTGGCGGCGGCGCTCGTAGCATCGGCCGCGCACACGACCTATTCGCTTTACGAGCGCCACGGAGAATGGAGTGCGGCGTTGGGCGCGGTTTACGCCATCTTCGTCGAGACGGACGACGTGCTCGTGTCGAGTGCGGCGGGCACCCAACGCTTCGAGGGCGACGATCTTGCGTCGGCGCTCGACCGGGCCGTGGCGAGCATCCCGTTGCGTGGCTTCCGTGCGTATGGAACGGCCTCGTTCGAACTTGCGTATCGCTACCATGGCCTTTCCGGCGAGGTGGCCAAGGAACCGCTTTTGCATCTTTGTGTGCCGGAAAGCGAAGTTCGTATTCGCGACGGGGCAGCGCTGATTCGCGCACTTTCGCTCACCGAGGTGGAGCGCTTGGTCGCCGTGGTGAATCGGCTCGACACGGCCACCGGGCGCGACGAGAGCGAGACGCCGCCGCGGCCGACGGGCGACATCGTCGATTTGGGGACGGACGGCGCCAAATACAAGCAGCTCGTGGCGACGGCCACGCAGGACATCGCCGCACACGGCTTGGACAAGGTGATCGCATCGCGGCGCGTTCCCATCGCCTGTCCCATCGACCTGGTGGCGTCCTACGTGGCCGGCCGCCGGCGAAACAACCCCGCGCGCTCCTTTTTGGTGAGGCGCGGCGAGCTGCAGTTCGCAGGATTCAGCCCCGAAACGGTGCTCGAGGTGAGCACCGATGGAATCGTCACCACGCAACCCCTGGCGGGCACGCGCGCGCTCGTGGCAAACGATACCGAGAATCACGATTTGCGTTCCGAGCTGCTCCGCGACACCAAGGAGCTCGCCGAGCACGCCCTCTCGGTGCGATTGGCCTTCGAGGAGCTCGCGCACGTCTGTGCGGCAGGTAGCGTCGCCGTGACCGACTTCATGTCGGTCTCGCCGCGGGGCACGGTGCAGCATCTTGCCTCGCGGCTCTCCGGCCAACTGGAGAAAAGCAAGAGCGCGTGGAACGCTTTCCAAGCGCTGTTTCCTGGCGTGACCGCGTCCGGCGTGCCGAAACGCGAGGCACTCGAGTGGATCCGCAACCACGAGCCGCACCGGCGCGGTCTTTACGCGGGCGCGATGATGTTCGTCGACGATGCCGGCGCCATGGACGCCGCGCTCATTTTGCGGACGGTGTTTCAGTACGGGGGCGACGCTTGGCTGCAGGCGGGCGCCGGAATCGTGGCGCAATCCACCCCGGATCGCGAGCTCGAGGAAACGAGCGAAAAGCTTCTGTGCGTCGCCCGCGATCTGGTGCCGCGCCATCCTTCGACCGCGCGAGGCAGCCATGTCGGATCGCGATAG